Part of the Micromonospora rhizosphaerae genome is shown below.
CCACGCGTTGTAGACCGCCATGGATCCGTGCATGAGGCCGACCAGGTCGTGCACGGCGGCGACCCCGAGCTGCCCGGTCGCCTTGGACCAGCCGTGCGCGAGCGCCACGGCGATCTCCTCGTGCAGGCAGAGCAGGAGTTGCGGGGTCACATTGCCGCCGTGGTTCACCACGGAGTCGTGCAGCCCGCGGAACGACGAGCCCGGATTCATCGGCAGGTACGGCACCTCGAGTGCGCGCAGCACGTCGACGACCACGTCGCTGCCCCACGCCGCAGGCCCCCGCCCCGCGGGCAGCCCGGTCGGGCGCTCCACGACCCGGCCCGCCTCGCCGAAGCCGGTGCCCACGATCGCGGTCATCGCCGGCCCGTCACTGTGCCCGCTGCTGCCTCGACGGCGGCGAACAGGTCCTCCGCCGTCAGTTGTGCGGGGTCCGCGGCCAGCTCGGGTCGCTGGGCCACCGACGCGAGGATCACCTTGCGGGCGCGCCGGCCGTCGAAGCCCACGCACCGGCCGGCGAGTTTGGCGTGCAGGGCCGCGTCCTCGGCCAGGTGCCGCAACGGGGGCCAGAGCGCGGCGAGCTCAGCCAGCGACGAGCCGATGATCCGGGCGAGCACCTCCTCGTCCGGCAGGTCGAGCTCGAGCACGAGGTCGGCGCGCGACAGGACGGCCTCGTCGACGGCGGCGGTGAAGTTCGTCGTGGCCAGCAGCAGGAGGTGCGGGCACGTCGCCCGCAGCGCGTCGAGGCCGGCGAGCACCGCGTCGGTGGCCCGGTGCACGTCCACCGGATTGGTCTCGAAGGAAGCCGTGCTGCGGCGTACGGCGAGCGCCTCCACCTCGTCGACCAGGACGATGGTGTGGGGGCGACGCGCGGCGAGCTCGGGCAGCGTCTCGGTGAACAGCCGACGCACCGCCCGCTGGCTCTCGCCGAGCAGCTCGCTGGGGAAGGCGTGGGGGTCCACCTCGACGAAGGTTGTCGCGCCCCGCCGGGCGACCGCCACCGCGGCGGCCTGGGCCAGCCCCTGACAGAGCGTGGACTTGCCGGTGCCCGGCGGGCCGGCGAGCACGATCAGGCCGTGCGGCGGGCCGGACAGCGACTGGAGCGCCCGGCCGTGCCGAAGTACCAGAACGGCCGTGCCGAGCAGCTGTTCCTTCGTGCCGGGCGGCACGATGATCGAGTCCCAGGGCCCGTCGTGGTGGTCGGCCGGTAGGACGTGGACACCGGTGATTCCCGGCGGCAGGCGTACGTCGGCCATTCCCGTCTCCGGATTCAGGGCCAGGTGGGGCGGTCGAGCGCCGGCCACTGGATGGTGGTCGGGTCGCCGGCCTGCCGGTCCCTGATGTGGGTGGGCGGCTCCTCGAAGAGCACGAGTGGGTCGCAGAGCGCCCGCATCGTCTCCAGCAGGCTGTCGAACATGTGGATCCGGACCACCTTCGCCGTCTTCTCCGGGTCGTCGTTGAAGTGCTGGTGCCAGAGGAAGTGGTCGACGATGATCAGGTCGCCCTTCTTCCAACGGTGGTTCGTACCGCCCTCGGGCTCCGTGCCCAGGTAGGTGTGTCCCGACCCGTCCAGGACGTACAACCACGCCTCACCGGGATGCCGGTGCATCGACTGCCCACGGCCGGGGCCGATCTCGAACATCGCCATGGTGATGCCCGATGCCTGATAGCCGATCGCGCGGTCGAGCAGGAAGGTCGTCCGGGTCCCCCGTGGAGTGTTGACCATCTCCATGTCGTCCCAGCTGGTGTGCAGTCGGCCGGTCCGCCGGGACTGCTGTTCGCGGCCGAGTCGGCGGACCCTGCGCGCGTAGGGGTCGTCCCCGGGCAGACGGGGGGTGTAGGCGGGGCGTCCCGGCAGTTCGGCGAAGGGGGTGTGGCCGGCGTCTTCCAGGATGGACATGCCCATCGTGTCGAGCATCGGCTCACTCGAGAAGGTCAGGTAGCGGGCTGTCGCCGTGCCGTCGTTGCCGGACCGGTGCCAGGACCAGGCGGGGATGTGCAGCGAGTCGCCGGGGCCCCACTCGATGCGCTCGCCGTCGATCTCGGTCCAGCCCCAGCCGCCGACGACCAGGACCATCGCATCCCAGGAGTGACGGTGGACGGTGGTGGTCGTCCCCGGGTCGAACTCGTGGACCAGGGCGTCCATCGTGCGGGTGGGGCGATCGCCGTCGACGCCGACATAGACACCGACCCGGCTGCCCCGCTCGGTGGGCTGCATGATCACGTCGTCGTGGGCGACGACGTCCCGGTGGTTCTGCCGCCAGTCCTCCAGGAACTTGGCGCGCCGGGTCTTCTGGACGTGGTAGTGGCTGACGCCTGTCGTCGTCCGGGTCGTCACGAACATACCTCCAATGGACTAACCATTGGCTGTACTCTGTCAGCTCGACCTGGGCTTGCACAAGAGCACGCCGCGCTTGGTCTACCGCTCTTAGCCGCTGCGGCCGTCCCGGAAGCGCGGCCCACGGTCAAGCGACTGCATCGCGTCGGGCGCCCGGGGGATCCACCGCGGCGTCCGCGCGCAGTAGTCCTCGTACGCCCCACCGAACCGCTCACGTAGGCGCTTCTCGTCCTGCCGGACCCGGTCGGCGAACCACCTCAGGTGCCAGCCGACCAGTCCGGAGGCGAGCGGCGACCGGGACGAGAGGGCCAGTCCGGTCAGGAAGAGCAGGTGGCCGCCGTACATCGGGTTGCGCGTCCAGCGATACGGGCCCGCCTCGACGAGGCGCTCCGGCATGCCCTGCGACATCCCGGGTGGCCCGCCCGCCCTGGACAGCCGGTAGGCGCCGGCGAGCCGGTAGGCGGCGTACCCCGCGGCCATGAGGGGCAGGCCCGTGGCCCGTACCCGCCGGCGGCTCAGCACCTGTTCGACGCCGACCACCAGCGGCCAGATCAGAAAGGTACGGGTGGACGTGGACGACAGCGACATCCTCATCGGGGGCCTCCGGGGTGGGAAGTTGCGGGGGAGCGGACGCGTACGACAGCCGCGCTGGCGGTGATGAGCGCGCCCGCCAAACCCATCGCGGCGGTGAGCGGAATGATCGCGACCGCGCTCGCCACCGCGAGCGGCGCGGCGAACAACGCCGCCGCCCGGAAGGTCCCCGCCGTCGCGATGGCGTCGCCGCGCTCTTCGGGATGCACCGAGTCGGTCGCGATGGCGGGGCCGATGGTCTGCAGCACGCCCGCGCCGAGCCCGGACACCGCCAGCAGCGCACCGGCCGCCCACCAGGCGTCAGCGGCCAGGGCCACCAGGCCGGTGGTGGCCCCCGTGGCGAGGGTGCCGAGCACGAAGGAGCGCATCACCCAGCGATGGCGCACCCGGCCGACGATCGCGGAGCCGACGACCGAGGCGCCGTTCGCGACCGACACGAGAACGCCGATGGTGGAGGCGGGCTGTCGAGCGGCGTCGAGCGCCACCGGCACGTAGCTGGAGAGCAGGCCCCGCCACGCGCCCGCGGTCACGCCGGCCCAGCAGCCGACGTCCACGCCCGGGCGACGCCAGATCCGCCCAGGAGGACCCTCCGGTGGCGGACGGAAGGGCGGTAGCCGGTCGATCGCCAGCGCCGGCAGCACGGCAACCGCGGCGATCGCCGCGCCGACCCCGAGCGCCGCTCGCGGCGAATGCTCCACCAGCAGCCCGGCGAGGACGGGTCCCGCGAGCAGTCCCACACTGGAGACGAAGTTGATCGTCGCGAGTGCGCCGACGGCGGGTGCGTCATTGCGCACGACATGGGTCTGGCTACCGGTCCAGAAACAGGCGCGGGCGAAGCCTTGCAGCACTTCGGCCAGGGTGAACGGAACCACGGCGGCCGACGCGACGACCAGGCCGTTCGAGAGGCAGAGGGCGACCCCCGCGGCGACGACGAGGACCCAGTCGCCGACCAGCCGCATGGCCGCGCCGAGGACCAGCCGGGTCGCCATCTGGGCGATCGCCGAGAGGGCGGTGAGCACACCGACCTCGACCGCCGAGTAGCCGGAGCGCAGCGCCAGTAGCGGTAGCGCGACCGATGCGATGCCGAGCGAGCAGGAGAAGACCGCGGCGCCCCCCGCGGACGCGATGGTGTCGCGCGAGAGGCGCCGCAAGGCCGCTGCCGACCACACGAGGTCTGGTCAGACCGAGGCGCTGGTCAGCTGCTCGGCGTCCGGGGTCCGTTCGGAGGCCGGCTCGAAGTAGTGGACCGTGTCGTACCCGAGGTGCTTGAAGACGCGGTTCTGCGCGCTGAACAGCCGCAGCGGCCTGCCGTCCGCCGCGAAGAGCTGGCACACGTGGTTCTGCGGGACGTACAGCGTGTCGCCCTGCTTGATCTCGTACCGCTCGGGTTCCAGCGCGATGCGGGCGTAGTACTTCTCGGCGATCTCCGCCTCGACCTCCCACTGCAACGCGTACCCCTCGCCGTCGAGCACGTAGTACACCTCGTCGGCCATCTTCCAGTACTTGCCACTGTGGCCGCCGGCGGGAAGGTCGAGCTCGAAGGCGTCCACGCTGAAGATGCGCGCGTCGGTGCGCTCTGGCGAGGACATGACCCGAACCCGCCCAAGCGGGGTGTCCTCCCATGTCGTGTCGGACGGGGAGATCACCTTCTTGCGCTCCAGGACACCCGGAGTCCAGATACGCGA
Proteins encoded:
- a CDS encoding MFS transporter — its product is MRRLSRDTIASAGGAAVFSCSLGIASVALPLLALRSGYSAVEVGVLTALSAIAQMATRLVLGAAMRLVGDWVLVVAAGVALCLSNGLVVASAAVVPFTLAEVLQGFARACFWTGSQTHVVRNDAPAVGALATINFVSSVGLLAGPVLAGLLVEHSPRAALGVGAAIAAVAVLPALAIDRLPPFRPPPEGPPGRIWRRPGVDVGCWAGVTAGAWRGLLSSYVPVALDAARQPASTIGVLVSVANGASVVGSAIVGRVRHRWVMRSFVLGTLATGATTGLVALAADAWWAAGALLAVSGLGAGVLQTIGPAIATDSVHPEERGDAIATAGTFRAAALFAAPLAVASAVAIIPLTAAMGLAGALITASAAVVRVRSPATSHPGGPR
- a CDS encoding cupin domain-containing protein; amino-acid sequence: MTTRTTTGVSHYHVQKTRRAKFLEDWRQNHRDVVAHDDVIMQPTERGSRVGVYVGVDGDRPTRTMDALVHEFDPGTTTTVHRHSWDAMVLVVGGWGWTEIDGERIEWGPGDSLHIPAWSWHRSGNDGTATARYLTFSSEPMLDTMGMSILEDAGHTPFAELPGRPAYTPRLPGDDPYARRVRRLGREQQSRRTGRLHTSWDDMEMVNTPRGTRTTFLLDRAIGYQASGITMAMFEIGPGRGQSMHRHPGEAWLYVLDGSGHTYLGTEPEGGTNHRWKKGDLIIVDHFLWHQHFNDDPEKTAKVVRIHMFDSLLETMRALCDPLVLFEEPPTHIRDRQAGDPTTIQWPALDRPTWP
- a CDS encoding methyltransferase family protein; amino-acid sequence: MRMSLSSTSTRTFLIWPLVVGVEQVLSRRRVRATGLPLMAAGYAAYRLAGAYRLSRAGGPPGMSQGMPERLVEAGPYRWTRNPMYGGHLLFLTGLALSSRSPLASGLVGWHLRWFADRVRQDEKRLRERFGGAYEDYCARTPRWIPRAPDAMQSLDRGPRFRDGRSG
- a CDS encoding AAA family ATPase, with protein sequence MADVRLPPGITGVHVLPADHHDGPWDSIIVPPGTKEQLLGTAVLVLRHGRALQSLSGPPHGLIVLAGPPGTGKSTLCQGLAQAAAVAVARRGATTFVEVDPHAFPSELLGESQRAVRRLFTETLPELAARRPHTIVLVDEVEALAVRRSTASFETNPVDVHRATDAVLAGLDALRATCPHLLLLATTNFTAAVDEAVLSRADLVLELDLPDEEVLARIIGSSLAELAALWPPLRHLAEDAALHAKLAGRCVGFDGRRARKVILASVAQRPELAADPAQLTAEDLFAAVEAAAGTVTGRR